The genomic stretch GATCAAATAAAACGTCGCTCGTCATGTCAGATTCTGCCAGTTAGTGATAATTGTAAAAAGCCGCCAGATTTATACAGAGAAGTCAATCATCCCGCCATTTTGTCCATTAAAGTTGTTAGGGTAAATATTTCCAActatagtataaaaaataaaaaatctttactatatttaactaataaaataacataagtacttaggtattatatttctcAATCTTAAATTTTTCTATTTGTCTATGAGTCCATGATTATTGTTTTACTACTGAGTACTTTTAGAATtcacaaaaaatgtattggttataccaaattatcaataaaaataattcgaattttttctattctttataaatttatatttataaagcactagcggtccgccccggcttcgcccgtggtacatattaacgttttctctacataagaaccatcctcgtacttcaaggaatataataaaaaaagaattatcgaaatcggttcagccgttctcgagttatggaattacaacgaaaagtggcattgatttttatatattagatttgaatgccataaaaccaaaaatatcaatttcaacaaaaaaaggtcgtgttccatcgttacaatattgtattcactgaaaagtgcttcatattggttgaaatggttgttaatcatctcaatagatggcgcgcggtgtgtcccttcagacacataaaactgaaagaatagaataaattcgatcgctctggcgggtcacgagtggcttaGTTGCCGTTggtgaggcatccgccccggaaaggatgcgggttcgagtcccgcctcgtgatcgaattttttctgttctttataaatttataataaaatataaattatgtttgacTGCTGATAATATCCCTGATTatttttcacttgttgatgTACATTCCTATGTGTTAGCGTTAATACTAACTGACAGATAGACTAAACAGAACATAAGAAAGCCGTGAGGCCTTTAGAAGAAAAAAAGGGTGTGTgccaagcacacgtgtcagaagtgaaacttctttggcgagaTTTAACAAAATCGTTGCCTTACTCAATGACGTGACTGTATTGCCATGGAGCGACCATGAAATTTTACTCCCAACGcccctaaagaagtttcacttcaaaataatattatgtaataacatagttAATATAAGTTAATATTAGTTATCTTTCACATAATTTTCTCGTTTTAGTGTGACAAGATCCAACATGCAACatctcaaactcaaacaataGTGACGAtgagtaaaataatatcacaaaaCGTGATGCAGGAAATCATCAATTTCATATACACCGGCGCAATGGATAgcaacgcgttcaaacaacaAGTGCGTATGAATTTCGATCTTATTTATACATGGGTATAAGCGGCAAAATCGATTGGCTTGTTTTTAACGCTCTAAAGGCTTGGAATACACTGGgtatacacaatataatatgtttattttgtttattgatttGGTTCAAGTTGTAAGGgcgtatttaaaattgaatgtatttatatagaaaGGTGAGGAGAGggttttgaatatttatttcattataccTCGTGTTATTACCCCAAACAGTTTAACAGTAATCAAACTGTTaatttttcttgcaataaaacGTGTTTGTGGCCTCCTATTTCAGGTCGGTTCTTGTAATTTTGTTCATTTAGGTTTTGAGAATGAGTAAAAGGTATAAGCacaaaaatctataaaaaaaaaatcattacaCGTCTGTTAGAAATTATTCTTAGTTTGTATTATCAAGCTTTTTCTCACGGATATTCAAAATCACAATGGTATATGGTTATATGATGGTTATGTAATATGGTTATTAAcctaagtaaaaatataatacaaatgaAATATAAGCCGATATGGAACTCATTTCTAATCGCCTGAAAAAGTCATAAAAATGCTGTATTATAAATACGCATAGGAAAATACAAATTGAATACTCAATTATCTCAGTGTATTCCAACCTTTAGCTTCTTATAGTAGACAGTATAACTTAGTACATACACAGAAGTActtaataagtaattacttatgtTACATTGCTGCTTCGAGACACCAAGTTtgcttcattattttatattctatgtATTTAAGCTCTATAGTTATATAATtccaagtaaataaataaaaataacattaaattaataatgtgtTCTGCAGTCCGCTGCTATTGGATTACTActggtaatttttattattaataaataaatcataaatcatgattattaattttacatttattattatttgttatctatatttgaataatttacgTCATTTGATTACGTCACACTTCGCTCAGGTTTATTTTTGCttcgtatattttaaatatgtattttcatattttttctaaaatgcATGAATTTTTTACACggtagattataatattaaaattatatttattgctaaattattgaatttctATGTACTTTTTCGCTTAAGGCAAAGGATTTTTGCATTCttgtgtaatattataaaaaagacaaataataactattagatagtataaaaaaataggcaCTCAATAGTTTCAATAGTAAAAGTGATTTGTACCAAACATTCATTggactatgtttattttaccatttatttattctgaatttgtttcataatttaatagatgtggtcattaaataaatatttgtataggtattattaaaagaaacagagattttcttttataaagaCGCATGTAGTTttagaaatatatatataaaattacagtATATCGCTATGTTCACAGGAAATACGCCAAGCGGCTGAGCTTTTGGGTTTCCATGAATTGACAAAATTAAGTCAATTTATATTGGATCAGCATTTGTTATTCGACAAGGGATTCATGTTGCAGTTTCATACggtatgtatttgtaaaactatcgattttatattttaaagttcatACTAttgactataaataaatttattcatataaaatagtCGATAAAGGTCGTTAAAAAATGGCCGTAtccgtataaaataattagtgaAATTAGCACCTTTTTTTCGTGGCAGTAATGTCAAAAGTCTTCTGTATCTTTCATTGAAAAACTCTGCCTACTGTACAcataggcagagttttgcttAAGCCAATCTTTGGACGAGATTGTACGTGTAGTTGATTAATGTCCAACACATTTTGCTTATGGGTCAATAATATCGACAAATTACTGGGAAATTTGTTTGAAATGCCATACAGACATAGGTACAGAGTGTCATACACATTATGTACACATGCCATACacacttaaatataatttgttgaatatgtataaaatattagtattttcCATTGATTTTATTTCAGCCACTTCCTCAAAGGCTCTGCGACATGTACGTAGAAAGGAATCTATTCGCTGACGTCACATTCGATCTAGATGATGGGATACACTTGGCACATAGAGCCATGTTGATGGCTAGATGTGATCCCATGAAAGCCATGTTTCAGGGACACTTTAGGGAAAGCACTTCTAGAGTGGTGAGTGAAtagaaattatgtaataaactgttgtaaatcaaataaaataacatactattaataatattattgtaaaaaaggCGACCTATCAAATAAGTTCCGCATTTCGTAGGTTAAAATATTACTGAAGCATACTAGACTCTCttattgtgttatttatttaaacttttttgcCTTTATTTACGTTAATGTTTAATCtagattgtaatttattaacttactgacattataaaaatatgatataaatgtatttatgtgtattgtacgaaaatagaaaacaaattcccttaaatagttatttttaagtaaaactgAAACAACTGCATTGCAAAATAGACTTAATCCTCTACACATAAGGTTTTTTTCCCCAGATAACATTCCCCGGTGTTAAAATGTACGCGTTCCACATCCTGCTCTGCTATATCTATTGTGATAAGATTCCCACAGTCGAGCCGACCAGGTGTTTGGAGTTACTGGAATTGGCCAATAGACTGTGTATGAATAGATTGGTCAATTTGGTCGAAGCTAGGGTTATAGACCAATTGCAACATCAGGACAGGTAAGAGGtgaaacaaaaactaaactgCCTGCAAATCGTTAAAATAGGACAAAATTTAAGCGGGAGGCTCctgctttaaaaaaatcatcaaaatcggtgcACATTTTCGAAAGTTCTGTAGTAACAGTAACACGCCAAAATAAAGATCGAATTAAGAACCTTCtccattttttcataatattcatGTGAACTCTACTATTTATCCTTTAATTCATCCATCCAACATTGGCAGAATGAAATACATttgcttataaaatacaaataaatgtcacatttgtttttttgttttttaatattttatggcatTGATTCCAGAGTCGGTGATGAAGATAATGTCGTTGAAATCGCACTATCGTTACTCGAGGCTGTAAAGGTAACACATTTTTTGacttttcttcttctttctaTTCTAATCgtttataatgtaatgtaaattCCTTATAAGAGGAATAAAGCTGCTCAATGACATGCTCGCTCACAGCAATGAATgcgatatattttgtttaagtttatatttataaatttaaaaatattattttgttctttcttagttataaaaaatgatgtaATTTTAGTTAAGTAAATGCCTTGTAATGTTTTGGGTATACATACCTGTAAATTACTTTTGttggaaaaataaagaataaagaatgGCAAATTTGTAGTTTCTTAATGCTACTTGATTGCTaaagcaaatatttttatggatcTTCATTATTCATAGGTGACTGACGTGTCATCTCTGAATCGGATTGAccaatttttccttttttttgtgtatttcggtagaacatattaagtatattatataatcatGACTGACAGGTTGGCTTAGTTGATAGTGACCCTActttccaagccagaggttgtgggttcgattcccaccccaAATGTTGGTGTGATGAACATCCacgtttgctctgtgtctgggtgttaattatctagtTATGTATTTCGCAACTTTTTCATaatgcgtctgtgtaatggcaatttcgcagttccttgcgaaacaatactgacaaggacgcaactatttcatctatctatttgctagagtgagacatatcatatgcgaaaacctgccatactactgacagatttttcgttgtttcgctgccgaGTAAAGTTTTAACACAATCCCCAGTTACACAACGCGCACAATCTCTCCGAATGGTGCACTTGGCGGCTCTGCGGCGCGTACGACAGAGTGTGCAGAGCGAAACATCTCTCGCAGGCGTCCAGGGAATACCTAGCTGATAATAGGTGGCCGCCGGTTTGGTGAGttgttttttataactacTAGACTAATATAGCTTAAAAACTAACTAATATagcttttaaattgtataaatatgtacaaaaaaaaattttttggaactttttttttgtgatgaCGTTTTTTTACtggatttttttgtattttgtgtaactatttatagatattattttatttgtagaagttttttaactaaaaatgttTGTGCGGAGCGTTGTATCCAGTCTTTTGCTTTAATGTTTGCACGTTACAAGTCTATGAAAATCCAATATTgaataagttattatttaatcatttttttcatttaccactcgttaatatttaatatcagtatatttaatagttattttatatgaaaaacatCACACCGATAAAGAACTTCATTATAGGTACGTCAAAGAATTCGACTACTATCAAAAGTGCTTAGCAGAACAATCAAAAGAGTTGAAAGAAATTCGACCCACCACGTCCCTCCAGGCCAGCCAGCAGACGGGCTGTCTTTGTTTTACTAGTAAGTGCtcatttgtatgtattttgtatggTATTGTGCTTATCACCTTTATAACAGACCTCTAAAATGCTAAACttcataaaatgttaaaaagagtaatttaatttcacttctgacgcgtgttctcggcacacacgctcttatttttgatatacttgtgattatattatctatactaatattataaagctgaagagtttgtttgtttgaacgcgctaatctcggaaactaaTAGTCCGATTTGACtctcggtgttagatagcccatttatcgagaaaggctatataggctatattgtATCATCACGCTGAGAGCAACAGTGTGGCTAGTGTGAGTTtgatcgagtacgaaacgttactatcgcgtctgcgtctcagcgaaatttgtatggggaatcaaagcttccccatacgtccgctaggggcgctgttcgatttcccatactaattcggctgtgacgcagacgcgataataacgtttcgtactcgatcaAACTCACACTAGGGgtacaggagcggagcacagcgggtaaaaccgcggagcacagctagtaaatgaTATGTGTACCATTGAGGTAATagtactacgtatggaggagacaccacgaacaaaatctgtgcgccatttttttgctctaactaagttttaaaaattattatctagttaggtacttaccgatgaaagttattcctttgcacttttccgtcttatttgaattatttgtgcaatatcgtaacacacgaaggcatatttgatgcgtttcacttcaaaataaataaaaaatgagcttgcagttacgccatatggcgtatgttgagcggaacataagtgatgtaggcggtgtcgtctctaTACGTATATCTCAATGATGTGTACAGGTAAGGTGCGGCGTGAGAGCAATGGCGCGGACGCGTCGACGGCGCTGTGTCGCACCGAGCCGCAGCAGCCGCTCTGACACTTGCCGCACTGGAGGTGAGTGTTGCTACTTGCTAcgtagtaaaataataaaaaggtaCTGTTGACGTGCACTGGAATACAATTACCTACTGTGCTTgcattatgtaaaaaataaggttTCAAAAAAATCCAGTCCCAGGTTTTTTTCAAACCTTATAACTGTATGATGTTGaagtaaaatttaacaaaaaaaaaaaaaaaagagtgtgtgtacttatgtacacgcgttagaagttatacttctttggcgtatggaaaaaatactaaaatatacaacttgaacatagttacataccacctagaactaacgtcatgctgttaaatttaggtgtcggtaatcgcatcgtaaaaattcactctcatcatttttctccatcgcgccaatagaagtataacttcaaaaataaaaaaaatactgttaaaacAATTTGCGCTGGAATACAATTACCTACTGTTCTTgcattatgtaaaaaaatgagGTTTCAAAAAAACTCTAGTTCTAGGTTTTTTTTCACATTAAccttataacatttttttttttttacctaaaATAATGAACCTAAGGTatcattattgaaaattacgaTCTAGCCTTTTACTATAGGCTAATGAGTAATATAAATCTAACTTAATTTGCTAGGTATAGTATGTCTAAGAATGTGTCCATTAACACTTTTCTTAATGTCTCTATTTAAGGCGAAGACACTTTGTTCATGTGTTCTTTATGAATAGCACTCACTATATTACACTGACACTTCACTAAACTAACTCAAAAGGTTTTGTCCTTTTCAGTCTTCTCACTATGTCCGTGTTGTCAAGGAGCTGGATAGCCTCGACGTTCACATGATGGTGAAGTCTGCGTTCATGAGCTTCGGCgttctttttaattatgtcCGTGACGAGATCTACTTTAAGGTCCCGATGTAGGTCGTCATTTCTAATGTACCAAGGAGCATTCACGATCTCTCTCAGTACTTTATTTTGGAATCGTTGTATGATAGTGATATTGCTTTGTTTAGTACAGCCCCAAAGCTGACTACCATAAGTCCACAAAGGCATAAGGACTTGTTTATACAAGAGTAACTTGTTTTGCTTTGAGAGTGAAGAATGCTTGCCAATTAGCCAGTACATAGCTTTATAGCGAAGCTCTAGCTCCTCGCGTTTCTTTTTGACATGAGCCTTCCAGCGAAGCTTTGCGTCAAGAGTCATACCCAGATATTTAGCTGTATTTTGATAAGGTATTACatgattatttatgtataccGGATGATAATTTGGCTTTTTGTTTGTGAAGTCTATGTGAATAGATTTAGACTCATTGAGTTTTACTCTCCATTTTTTCGTCCAGTCAAAGATCGTATTAACAGCTGTCTGAACTTTTTCTACTGCTTCTTCTTGAGTGTCACCTGTAGCCATTATAGCTGTGTCATCCGCAAATGTTGCAATGGTGTTGTTTTCTAACTCAGGAATATCGCAAGTGTACAACAAGTACAAAATAGGACCCAGGACACTTCCTTGCGGTACTCCAGCTTTTATAGGCTTAAGCTCTGAATATGCATCATCTTGCCTTACTCTAAACATACGTTGTGATAAGTAAGACTCTAAGATGTCAGCAAACTGTTTTGGGAGCATATTTCTTAGTTTGTATATAAACCCTTCGTGCCATACTTTATCAAATGCTTGCGCCACATCCAAAAATACCGTGGAGCAAACTTTTCTTTCTTCTAGAGCCTTTTCAATTATATTGGTTATCCTATGTACTTGGTCTATTGTAGAATGGCGTTCTCTGAATCCAAATTGGTACTCAGGAATTAAGTTTCTTTCCTCGATTATGGGTTTTAACCGTTTCAAGAAtagtttttcaaataattttgacatgATCGGCAGCAGAGAGATCGGCCGGTATGAAGTAGTCTCATGTGGCGGTTTACCAGGTTTTGGTATCATTATTACTTCGGCTATTTTCCACACATCAGGCACACACTTAAGCCTAAAGGTAGCATTAATGATTGTAGTTAGTTTGACAATAGCCTTCCGCGGAAGGTTTCTAAGGATTTCTCCAGTAATGAGATCATAGCCAGGTGTTTTCTTTCGGCTAAGTCGTTTAATTTCACTGGATACTTCTCTTGGAGTGACTTGTCTTATTTCTAGCTCATCATTTACTGTTTCTTCTACTAAAGCGAAGTGTTCATTCTCTTCATTGGGTTTGAAAATTTGCTCCAGATGTTGTGCAAATCTTGCTGCTTTTTGCTCGTTGCTGATTGCCCACTTCCCATTCACATCTTTGATTGGTGGGATATGCGTCATTGGTTTTTTTGAACTTTTTGTGGTTTTCCAAAGGGAGTAATCTGCTGTACGATCACTAGTTAGATGACTAAGAAAGATATCCATTGATTCATCTTGAAACTTTTGAATTGTTCTTTTCAGTCTTTTAGTAAGATTATTAAGGACTGTTTTATCATGTGGAAATCTCGTATGATGCCATATCTGTCTTTGTTGTCTTTTTTTGGCTATAAGATTTGTTATTTCTGGCGGATAATTACTGGATCTTTTGCTTTTTCTAACAGTAGGTGTATTATTCCAAGCGCTTTTCTGTATATCAACAATAAATTTTCTGATTTCATGCTCCAGATCTTCTTGGCATTTTAAAGGAATTTGTAATTCTATCACAGATTCTAAGTCCTTTTTGAAGCTTTCCcaattagtatatttatttactaaagtaGGATGGCTTTCCCTCATTATTATGCTCTCACTTATAGTTAGTATGATAGGCGAGTGGTCTGAGCTCATGTCATAACCTTCCTCAATGTGAAGAAAATtttgtgatatatttttataaataaaaaagtcaaTTATGTTACGTTAAGTACCTTATAACATGATGttgaaatctatacatataataaatctgtagaagggtcaattctgtacattgaaaatattgaaaaaataaatagcagggggtgttactggatcgataccaaacccaaatatgtgattaaaaaaatttttgtctgtctgtctgtctgtctgtctgtctgtctgtatgtgaaggcatcacgtgaaaactagcggttcgatttcgatgaaacttggtataattataccttattatcctgggcgtaaaataggatactttttatcctggaaaaatacgtagaaaaaaattaatcttaatttttcagttttatccatagacgttgttccgtagaacggCGAAcgcacgttgcgtattattataggcctagccgtatttgggaattgggtccaatagatatttataagatgttattgacagatgtactcaaaatggagaaatacctaaccatccacgcgaagaccgacatccgcgcggacggagtcgcgggcggaagctagtacataatataatattatacgatatacaatacaaaatataatattataagatttacttattgaaattttttaacaaaacaacGTGGACACACGAAAagttcataatttataaattggaCAGACACCCAGACTGATACTTCTAGAATTCTAATCCAAATACTTTTGATATTTTAccaatatgtaataaataaatgtaataattggTGTATGTTTTATCACCAGATCGCTTCGTCTCGCGGTTCTCCTGCCCGTCTCCATGTGCTTCATGAGCACAATACTGACCATTCTAATTATATTTCACATCTACACTTAAACGCCATTGTAATATACGCACCCGCCAAGACCCGCTCTATTTTGTTGGCTATATCTTTTAATATTGacattttaaatctataatttaaaatgtcaaTATTAAAACTTTCATGGTCTGGTCTTTGACATGAAAGTTGGCTGTATGTATAAAAATCGTTGCCTCTCTGCATGAACGGGCAAAGTCTTGGGGCAAAGGAATTAATCATACAGCCAAACTTTATGTCAAATgcaaatattatgtcaatatTCTTAGATATAGCCTGTAAATCAGACACATAGTACAAGCGGatccataataaaataacaatctaATTAATGCACTAAATTCGAATTTTAATGACGTCAGGTGGTATTATTGTCTTGTCGAATAGTTAAGAGTAAAATTTAAGTCAGTaagttttacaaatattttgcaATGCAAATACGGAATGTGATTTTGTCGTCATGATTTTTGTAGGCGTACCTATTATAGTTTGGCCAGTAATTAAGTGTAAGATGTGctcattaatttaattcaatatctgtgctaaagaaaaaaatgttgtgtggttttatgaaaccacggtaaaagtgaaactttttttcacactatagacatttaactaaaaattatcgtatttgtacgataattatcgtacgtatcgtgcgtcacgcgacatgcgctacacagaccaaaaagtttgagacgatgtaataaaagtttcactttaaaaaaatcataacatattttttactctctctattattatttgactgAAACATACCTAATGAGCTTacagaatttttcaaaagtaagcaataatatcttaaaacaTTATAACGCACTGCCCTCTACTGAACGGATAAAATGTTCATTTAATCTTAGTATTTAAAACCGGGGCAGATCTATCGCGTGAAATAACACAGATACCAATTTTTGCAATTTCACTTTTTTCTAACTTTTCTAACTATACCAAAGAGAGAAATCGTAAGTCAAACGGTAATTAGGATTAGTAGGAATGACTTAAAAAGGTttttaacatagtttttaaAGGTAGGTTTTGAGAAAACAGCATAAGTAGATATTTGATTACTCTTGATACAAATTCAGTTGGTAAGTTTTAGAACCGTAATGTATGGAAGAAAACACTTGTCGGAGTTTAGTACAGATATTGGAAACACGCCTTAAATCTTGACTGTTTACGTGAAGAGAACTTTTTAGTATTATTGAATGTATAGCAATATAAAATGCATACGATACTAATTTTAACTGTCTTAATGTAATTGAAGTAAGAATCACTTTATAATGCATTATTTAAGTCATTATCTGAATACGCAAATAGAATTTACTAAAGACCACAAACAGTGAATAgtactgtaggtacctatattgaTAAATTAACTTCTAATAGGTATTCGatccataataatatattttttgttcgcACGCCATCATTTGTAGGTATTTAAGTGTTTAGATTTTGGAATTTGGATAGAGGTAATCGTCCATACATACAATTTTCCCGCCATAACTTATATGTCAAATTGCACTTTGACaactaaaaaaatttaacataatgCAAAACCTAGACGGTCATATTGCATGACATGCAAAATGTGCATGATGTGTCTACAATTATTAACGCTCTATAATTGTTTTACTGTCAAGTGTGATAAAATGAAAACCGTCGCATTGTTTTTAAAGATATGCGTTGTATTAAGCATGACTATCTTAGGTCAGTTTAAATCTCTTCCAAGTTGTCATTTATTTTGACAATTTTGATGAATGCGGTGGTCATGGGTTAAACGGTGTCCTGCCCGCTAAGCTAGGTGCTTTTGTAGATTTAAAGGTTTTGATGAGATCTagaaagtaatattattttgaaatgcgtaggtaataattatctaataattatatggAAGCTAGATTAAAGCGGTATGAATAGTAAGACTGTTGCTGAAAGCTTCATAGAAAGGCGATTTTAGGGAATCATGTCACGCACAtgcatttttttctaaattattatttataataaattactagcggtccgccccggcttcgcccgtggtacatattaacgttttctctacataagaaccatcctcgtacttcaaggaatataataaaaaaagaattatcgaaatcggttcagccgttctcgagttatggaattacaacgaaaagtggcattgatttttatatattagattatataaATGATTATGTAGTTATgaagttttaaattgttttgttcaaGAGCTGTCGTGTGTTTGTCAAAAAA from Colias croceus chromosome 24, ilColCroc2.1 encodes the following:
- the LOC123702843 gene encoding rho-related BTB domain-containing protein 1 isoform X1, whose amino-acid sequence is MDNEQPHQELVKCVVVGDTAVGKTRLICARACNKHVSLSQLMTTHVPTVWAIDQYRIYKDVLERSWEVVDGVNVSLRLWDTFGDHEKDRRFAYGRSDVVLLCFSITNPISLRNCGAMWYPEIRRFCPNTPVLLVGCKNDLRYMYRDETYLNYCKDRSPFIRAPRKSDLVMPDQGRALAHEFGIYYYETSVFTYYGVNEVFENAIRAALIARRQQRFWMTNLKRVQRPLLQAPFRPPRPLEPEVSVVNSVYLDNMATLLRQQYFSDMVIICGTKGFPVHRFMMAAACEAFHRLLTTDCISVSAELARSSSESSMVSSMGEATTGDFNEDTEYLIRQDQAKQMRVWDQIKRRSSCQILPVSDNCKKPPDLYREVNHPAILSIKVVRCDKIQHATSQTQTIVTMSKIISQNVMQEIINFIYTGAMDSNAFKQQEIRQAAELLGFHELTKLSQFILDQHLLFDKGFMLQFHTPLPQRLCDMYVERNLFADVTFDLDDGIHLAHRAMLMARCDPMKAMFQGHFRESTSRVITFPGVKMYAFHILLCYIYCDKIPTVEPTRCLELLELANRLCMNRLVNLVEARVIDQLQHQDRVGDEDNVVEIALSLLEAVKLHNAHNLSEWCTWRLCGAYDRVCRAKHLSQASREYLADNRWPPVWYVKEFDYYQKCLAEQSKELKEIRPTTSLQASQQTGCLCFTSKVRRESNGADASTALCRTEPQQPL
- the LOC123702843 gene encoding rho-related BTB domain-containing protein 1 isoform X2, with the protein product MDNEQPHQELVKCVVVGDTAVGKTRLICARACNKHVSLSQLMTTHVPTVWAIDQYRIYKDVLERSWEVVDGVNVSLRLWDTFGDHEKDRRFAYGRSDVVLLCFSITNPISLRNCGAMWYPEIRRFCPNTPVLLVGCKNDLRYMYRDETYLNYCKDRSPFIRAPRKSDLVMPDQGRALAHEFGIYYYETSVFTYYGVNEVFENAIRAALIARRQQRFWMTNLKRVQRPLLQAPFRPPRPLEPEVSVVNSVYLDNMATLLRQQYFSDMVIICGTKGFPVHRFMMAAACEAFHRLLTTDCISVSAELARSSSESSMVSSMGEATTGDFNEDTEYLIRQDQAKQMRVWDQIKRRSSCQILPVSDNCKKPPDLYREVNHPAILSIKVCDKIQHATSQTQTIVTMSKIISQNVMQEIINFIYTGAMDSNAFKQQEIRQAAELLGFHELTKLSQFILDQHLLFDKGFMLQFHTPLPQRLCDMYVERNLFADVTFDLDDGIHLAHRAMLMARCDPMKAMFQGHFRESTSRVITFPGVKMYAFHILLCYIYCDKIPTVEPTRCLELLELANRLCMNRLVNLVEARVIDQLQHQDRVGDEDNVVEIALSLLEAVKLHNAHNLSEWCTWRLCGAYDRVCRAKHLSQASREYLADNRWPPVWYVKEFDYYQKCLAEQSKELKEIRPTTSLQASQQTGCLCFTSKVRRESNGADASTALCRTEPQQPL